The stretch of DNA TAGCTCCAGGAGGGTAAAAATTGATATTATTTTAGAATAAAAACTAAAAAGTTAATTACAGATGTTCATATATGCTAAGTCAAGGAGGCAGAAGGGGTAGTATAAATGCTCATTAAAAATTCTAATAATTTAGAAGCTTTTCTAATGCTAAGTATACTAACTGAATTTAATGAAGCCAAAAGTCTTGCATTAGTTTTGACTATATCAATTCTTCTGTCAGTTACTCTTGTCTTTTATAGCAAAGTTGCGCGGACTACCTACTTATTTCATCTATATTTCTACTTTGTATTACTCTTTACCTTATGATTCTTAGAAGGCAAAAGCGGTGCCTATTTCTTGGCCGGCTTTCTGCTCTTACAGAGTTTGAGTTTACTATTCTCCTTTTGCAAATCAGTATTCAATAACTTTGATACCTCTCATTCAGCTATTCACCTTTATAGTACTTCTCAAGATCTTCAAATTGCTCTTTACTTTCTATTGTTACTTTAGTTAGAGAATCAGCAATATCTTTGTGTATTTTTTGATTATCTATTGGCTTATCATCGTTAATAGTAACTTTATCCTTTTCTTGTCCACTACTTACTTATAGCCCTGTCCTTTGATTCTTGTTGCTGCTTTTCTTTTAAATAAGCTGTAAATAGCATCTATTGTTTTTTGACTATACTCCTTAAAAAGAAGTTTGATTGTCCTAAGTTTCTATGCTAGGGAGATGGGTTTAGAGTATGTTTTTGTTTTTTACTCTCACCACCAACAATCATATCATCGCTCAATCTTCTCTTTATTAGAAGGCAAAAGTGGCGATTCTTGAGTACTCCTATGTACAGATTTTTCTTGTGTTTTCAATAATGTATTTCGAATATCTTAAGATTCTGGTGTATATGTTCCTCTAGTGCTATTTCTGATACTTTAAACCCTTGTATTACCCTATCAGGAGCATTCTATACTATCTCCTTAACCCTCTGAAATATCTATTAATTTACTCCTCTTGACAATAATTTCTTTCCCTTACCTACGGCTCACACCGTAACTCTGCTCTTTAATTGCCTTTATTGCCTCTTCTTTAAACAAGTCTTGAACATTATGTACTTCCTTTTTGAATCTATGACTGTCTTCAATAAAAACAAATTTAATTATTTTCATTTTTTCTCTAAAAAAATGGTGCGTTTATTAACTGTAGAATATACGGGTTTTTTTATTCAAGTTTTCATAATTGGCCTTTATACTAAACTGGTATCTATAAATTTTTGTACTTTTTCTAGATAATCAACACTTTTGTTCTCTTTAAGCACTTGAACGCCCTCAAATTTGATATTTTTACGCCTTCAATACTCAGTCCATTTCCTTCAAGCCATTCCTTTCTCTTGCTTATTGATTCAACAAACCCATTAACCCTTTTAACATTGTCTGCACTATAACTAATCAGCGTATTACAATTTTTGGTAGCTAACTATTGTGGTTGTTTTATACTCTACAATTGCCTTATAAATGTGCAAATTCTTCCCAACTTGATTTTATTGTCCCTTAACAGTTAACCTATGCAACTGAGTATTGTAGTTTTCTAGAAATTCACCAAATACAGAAATACGTTCTCCAAATAAATCCAAACGATCTTCCACAACTCTTCTTACAGCATTTGAATATCCCGTGTACGATACAATATTAACTTCCACTCCGTTTAAAAGTGCAGACTACAATACGGATTTTAATGTCTACTCACTTTTACTCTGCCTGTATTCTCTAGAAAATTTCTTATATCGGTATCAGTAACTGAATACCCCACCTTAGAATTAAAATCGCTTCTTTTTATTCCAGAATATTTACCAGCAAAAGCATTACACGTGTACCCATTAGTAATAGTGGTATCAAAGTCAGATATTAATAGGGCATATTTCCTGTAGCCATACCTTTACCTCTCAACTCTCACAAATCAATAGATAAAGGATAATACTAGCAGGCTAACTATTTATAAAAACACTAAAATAGTTAAATATACAAGCAATATGCACAGCTGGTTAAAAGTAGGCTATTTTGCGAGTTTTTCGATATGTTAAATAAAATACCCATGGGCAATGACAGACTTGAACTGTCGACCTCCTCGGTGTAAACGAGATGCTCTACCAGCTGAGCTAATTGCCCCTTTGAAAGGTAATTCTATAACTCAATAGTATTATTGTAAACAAAAAGTAGAATCAAATGCAGCCTAATTTCTAATTGACCATTTGCTTAACTAAATGTTAATATTAAAATCACTTCGGTCAAAGTACAGAAAATGCAAGACAATATAGTACCAATTTCAATAGTGAAAGAACTGGAAGATTCTTATCTCTCCTACGCAATGAGTGTGATTATAAGCCGTGCTATACCTGACGTGCGAGATGGATTTAAACCTGTTCATAGGCGCATATTATATGCAATGTCGAAGGCTGGATACGATGCTGGCAAGCCATATAAAAAGGCAGCTCGTATAGTTGGGGATGTAATGGGGAAATATCATCCACACGGTGATGCAGCTATTTATGATTCCTTAGTCAGAATGGCTCAAGATTTTTCTCTTCTTCTACCACTTATTGATGGGCAAGGTAACTTTGGTTCGGTAGATGGAGATCCACCAGCTTCAATGCGATACACAGAAGCAAGACTTCAAGGAGTGTCACACTTCTTATTGAATGACATTGATGAAAATACAGTTGACTTTAGACCAAACTACGACGGAAACGAATCTGAGCCTGTTGTACTGCCTGCAGAATTTCCGAATTTGTTAGTAAATGGTGCAAGTGGTGTTGCAGTTGGTATGGCAACCAATATTCCTCCTCATAATCTTGGAGAAATAATTGACGCCTGCGTGTTATACATAGACAACCATGAAGTAACCTTAGATGAATTGCTTAAAGTAGTACCAGGGCCAGATTTTCCGACAGGAGGAACAATTCTTGGTAGGTCTGGAATAAGATCAGCGTTTGCTACAGGTCGAGGCTCAATTGTTATACAAGGTAAAACTCATATAGAAGACCTGCCACAAGATAGGCAAGCAATAGTTATTGATGAAATACCTTACCAAGTAAATAAAGTGAAATTAATTGAGAAAATCGGTGAACTTGTAAAAGAAGAGAAAATTAATGGCATAACAGAAATTAGGGATGAGTCTGATAAGTCTGGTATTAGGGTAGTGATTGACCTTAGAAAAAATGCTGCAGCAGATTTTATACTGAATCAAATACTAGGACTTACTCCTCTAAGAAGTAGCTTTAGCGTTAATACTTTAGTTCTCAACAACAATAGACCTGTTTTGATGTCATTAAAAGAAATCATAGTTGCTTTTGTTGACTTTAGAAAAGAAGTATTAATCAGGAGGACAGAATTTCGTTTGAGAAAAACGAGAGAAAAAGCCCACATATATATAGGACTTTATATTGCGGTCTTGAGCATAGATGAAGTGATAAAAATCGTCCGAGGTACAAAAGACCCTGAGGAAGCAAACAAGAAGCTCTTAAATAAAGAGTGGAAAACCTCAGCTGAAATAAACACAATTATTGGCTTGATTTCAGATAGCATGAGCTTTTTGAAAGATGGAGTGTATAGATTAACCGAGTTACAGACGAAAGCCATTCTTGACATAAAATTGCAACGTTTAACGGGTCTCGAAAGAGATAAATTAGAAGCTGAGCTAAATTCAATGGTTAACCTGGTAAAAGAATATATCGCTTTTCTTGGTTCAGAAGAGAAATTAATGAAAGAAATAAAAAATAATTTACAAGAAGTAAGGAACAGATTTGCCGTACCACGCAAAACTGTAATAGAAGAATCAGATGCAGACATTGAGGTAGAAGATCTAATCCCACAAGAGGATATGGTGGTAACAGTGACCATGAATGGTTACATTAAGCGCGTGAAGCTCTCTCACTATAGGACTCAGCGTCGTGGTGGAAAAGGAAAGTTAGGACAGGGGCTAAAAGAAGAGGATGTAATCACAAAATTGTTTGTTGGGAACACCCACACTAGCCTTTTATTCTTTTCCAATATTGGCAGAGTTTATAGATTAAAAGTTTATAAATTACCTCTTGCGGAGCCAACTGCACGTGGAAGAGCACTTGTTAACATATTCCCTCTTGCTGATGGTGAAACAATTACCAATATAATGCCACTGCCAAGTGAGAGTGATGAAAGTCAAAATATAGTTTTTGCTACTGCTCATGGAAACATAAGGCGTAACTCTTTAGCTGACTTTCACTATATTCCAAGCAATGGGAAAATAGCAATAAAGCTCGATGAAGGAGATAAATTAGTATCGGTCAAAGTATGCAACGAAACTGATCATGTTTTACTTTCAACAATGCTTGGGAAAAGTATTAGATTTATTGTAAGCGACGTGCGTCAATTCAAAAGCCGCAATTCGGATGGCGTAAGAGGTATCAAACTTGCAAAAAACGATAGTGTGATATCTATGACCATACTAAACGGTATAGGCGTTACAACAGAAACAAAAGAGCTTTATCTAAAAGTTCCACTAGCAAAAAGACTAGAAACTGCAGTTAATAACTCCATTGATTCTAAATTAGAAAAAGTTTTGAACGATTTAGGAATAGATAACAAATTATTCTTAAAACTTGCAGCGAATGAAGAGTTTATACTAACTATTACTGAAAATGGCTTTGGTAAAAGAACTTCTGCATATGAGTACAGAGTAACCAACAGGGGCGGTATTGGTATTACCAATATTCTTACTACCAACAGAAACGGCAATGTCGTTGCTAGCTTTCCAGTTGAGCAGGATGACAATATAATGCTTATTACAGATAAAGGAAAGTTAATCCGCATTTCAGTCAACGGAATTAGAATAGCAGGACGTAGTACTCAGGGGGTCACTCTATTTAAAACAGAGAGTAGAGAAAAGGTAGTGTCAGCGGCAAAAATTGAAGATCCTGGTTCTACTGAAGAAAATATGCCTGAGATTGGAGATTCTGCGTCTTCTTAGCTGTAGTATTATAAAAACATACTAAGAGTAAAAAGTGCAAGTTTTTGTTGATTAATCTATAGTATTTAAATTAAAATGTATACTACATAGCTGAGTAGAGGTTGATGAACAAGAAATTAACTGAGAATAAAAAACCGCTGGTAGACAAGGAAGATAAAAAAACACCTCCTGTTAAAGGTTTTACTAAAAAAAATAAGAGCAGGAGAGATTTTATAACATTAACTACATGCGCTATGGCAAGTATAGGAACTGTAAGTGGGCTTTGGCCACTGATTAAGTCTATGAACCCTTCCGCCGAAGTCTTGGCAATGTCTACAGTTGAAGTTAATTTATCTGGAATCCAAGAAGGACACGGAATAAAAGTAAAATGGCAAGGTAAACCAGTATTTATTCGCAGACGTACAAAGCAAGAAATTAAAGCTGCAAGAGTTGTGAATGTAGAGGATTTGAGGGATCCTCAGTCAGATGAGCAAAGAGTACACAAAGGAAAAGATGAATGGCTAATTATGGTTGGAGTATGTACACACCTTGGATGTGTACCAGTTGAACATGCTACAAAAGATGGAAATGGTTGGTTTTGCCCTTGCCACGGTTCATATTACGATACATCTGGTCGAGTAATTGGAGGCCCTGCACCAAAAAATATGGTTGTACCTGATTATTTTTTTCCAAATGAAAATGTTGTGGTAATTGGCAAAAAGGCTTAATTAATAACTGTACTTAAGTTACTATAGCCTTAGTTCTTATTTAATTAACTAAACTAAACCTTGCTCTTTTTAGGAAGCACAAACAAAGGAACTACTTGACAAGTTTCAACAACTTCATTATCATAGAGTTAAGGGTATCTCTGATTCACAACTTATTTTTGACCTGCAAGTTCAATAACAAAATTCGGTAAAAATTTTAGGTATTTATTGGCAGATTGCATCGAGTTATTGCGGTTGTATATCTTTAAAATTTTTCTACATTCAGCTAAGTCATGCTTAAACTAAGCGTCAGCAAATTATTACAGCGCCAGTTTAAATTATTATAGGGTCAAAACTTGCTATCCGGGGGTTTTTCACCTTTTTTTATATGGTAAATTTCTTAAATATTTGTAGCTAAGGATTTACCGACAACCTCTGCCTGTTAGCGAGACCTATGCTAAGAGACCGCATTGGTATAACATAGAACTGTGCTAGCCATAGCAAACTGAAAATACTTTTTTAATATTTTTATCAACAAATTAAGTAATTTACATATTATTCGCTAGTAGACAAAATTGTTCAACAGTTAAGTTTTTTGGACGCTCGTTTCCACTTAATTTAGCATTTTCAAGAGCGGTTTCAGTACGATTCGTTACATTTTGCAAGCTATTCCTTAGCATTTTTCTTCTTTGAGCAAAAACAGCACGTGTTAATTTTGTTAAGGCTTCCAAATTTACTGCAAATCTTTGTGTAGGTAAAGGCTTCACTGTAATGACCGAAGAGTATACTTTCGGTCTTGGAAAAAACTCTTTAGGTTCGATATCAAATTCCCTTCTTATATCACATAGTAACTGACTTAGCACTGATAGGGAACCATAATCTTTAGAATTGGGTCTTGCTATAATACGATCTGCTACCTCTTTCTGAAACATTAATGTAAAAGTTGTAAAAAGTTTTATTTTATTTAACCACTTTAAAAATAACGCTAACGAAATATTGTAAGGCAAGTTTGCAATAACTTTTACTGGGCGTTCTATTAGCTCCTCTTCTACAACATAAAGCGCATCTGCTTCTACAATTCTA from Wolbachia endosymbiont strain TRS of Brugia malayi encodes:
- the gyrA gene encoding DNA gyrase subunit A, coding for MQDNIVPISIVKELEDSYLSYAMSVIISRAIPDVRDGFKPVHRRILYAMSKAGYDAGKPYKKAARIVGDVMGKYHPHGDAAIYDSLVRMAQDFSLLLPLIDGQGNFGSVDGDPPASMRYTEARLQGVSHFLLNDIDENTVDFRPNYDGNESEPVVLPAEFPNLLVNGASGVAVGMATNIPPHNLGEIIDACVLYIDNHEVTLDELLKVVPGPDFPTGGTILGRSGIRSAFATGRGSIVIQGKTHIEDLPQDRQAIVIDEIPYQVNKVKLIEKIGELVKEEKINGITEIRDESDKSGIRVVIDLRKNAAADFILNQILGLTPLRSSFSVNTLVLNNNRPVLMSLKEIIVAFVDFRKEVLIRRTEFRLRKTREKAHIYIGLYIAVLSIDEVIKIVRGTKDPEEANKKLLNKEWKTSAEINTIIGLISDSMSFLKDGVYRLTELQTKAILDIKLQRLTGLERDKLEAELNSMVNLVKEYIAFLGSEEKLMKEIKNNLQEVRNRFAVPRKTVIEESDADIEVEDLIPQEDMVVTVTMNGYIKRVKLSHYRTQRRGGKGKLGQGLKEEDVITKLFVGNTHTSLLFFSNIGRVYRLKVYKLPLAEPTARGRALVNIFPLADGETITNIMPLPSESDESQNIVFATAHGNIRRNSLADFHYIPSNGKIAIKLDEGDKLVSVKVCNETDHVLLSTMLGKSIRFIVSDVRQFKSRNSDGVRGIKLAKNDSVISMTILNGIGVTTETKELYLKVPLAKRLETAVNNSIDSKLEKVLNDLGIDNKLFLKLAANEEFILTITENGFGKRTSAYEYRVTNRGGIGITNILTTNRNGNVVASFPVEQDDNIMLITDKGKLIRISVNGIRIAGRSTQGVTLFKTESREKVVSAAKIEDPGSTEENMPEIGDSASS
- the petA gene encoding ubiquinol-cytochrome c reductase iron-sulfur subunit, with the translated sequence MNKKLTENKKPLVDKEDKKTPPVKGFTKKNKSRRDFITLTTCAMASIGTVSGLWPLIKSMNPSAEVLAMSTVEVNLSGIQEGHGIKVKWQGKPVFIRRRTKQEIKAARVVNVEDLRDPQSDEQRVHKGKDEWLIMVGVCTHLGCVPVEHATKDGNGWFCPCHGSYYDTSGRVIGGPAPKNMVVPDYFFPNENVVVIGKKA
- the rsmA gene encoding 16S rRNA (adenine(1518)-N(6)/adenine(1519)-N(6))-dimethyltransferase RsmA, whose product is MKKFLLKPKKSLGQNFILSSEITKRIVVLAGNLEDFNVIEIGPGYGALTKEILAHNPKSLLAIEKDSNLVKCHDQLLNEHQGKFRIVEADALYVVEEELIERPVKVIANLPYNISLALFLKWLNKIKLFTTFTLMFQKEVADRIIARPNSKDYGSLSVLSQLLCDIRREFDIEPKEFFPRPKVYSSVITVKPLPTQRFAVNLEALTKLTRAVFAQRRKMLRNSLQNVTNRTETALENAKLSGNERPKNLTVEQFCLLANNM